One window from the genome of Bacillus tianshenii encodes:
- a CDS encoding ABC transporter permease, producing the protein MKIFKAFKLAVYGLWANRFRVFLSMLGIVIGVFAVIVLTSIAVGVKDTIAQQMGGLGAEQVMVVPGRVLSDGGGAQNFLQGMTNVSSTLTNKDAEEISKVKSVGSVTPHLETVTRAYYKTEGKKRTVEGKLIGTSENYQDVIRASLDEGRFMKEEEVKSGKNVVVLGSSVHDALLNKKQKQQGSSSEGGSSKKTWLDKVIEFVTGEQVSAAKQEKTLIGQQVTINGEEFKVIGVLESKASIGTTTNNNIIMPVKSALNITNMKNLTTIYAEVKNLENIEQTEKQIYSAVAKNHSEADFSIVKQKEMLKAIDKVTKILQMMLFGITVTALFISGTGIMNVMIMSVRERTKEIGIRKALGATTMEVLWQFLFETLLLCTIGGLIGVALGMGFIELWNENIAIFSLVLPIWAVKLAVYCSIIIGGVFGLYPAFKAAKLQPSRALRYE; encoded by the coding sequence ATGAAAATCTTCAAAGCATTTAAGCTAGCCGTGTACGGATTATGGGCGAATCGTTTTCGTGTCTTCCTTTCAATGTTAGGCATTGTTATCGGTGTATTTGCGGTTATCGTTCTTACATCTATTGCTGTCGGTGTAAAAGATACGATTGCTCAGCAAATGGGCGGTCTTGGAGCAGAACAAGTTATGGTTGTCCCTGGTCGTGTTCTGTCTGACGGCGGGGGAGCACAAAATTTTCTGCAAGGAATGACCAATGTTTCTAGCACGCTTACGAATAAAGACGCAGAAGAGATCTCTAAAGTAAAATCTGTTGGTTCAGTGACACCGCATCTTGAAACAGTGACACGAGCTTATTACAAAACAGAGGGTAAAAAGCGTACAGTAGAAGGAAAGCTTATCGGAACCTCTGAAAATTATCAAGATGTCATTCGAGCTTCCTTAGACGAAGGGCGGTTTATGAAAGAAGAAGAAGTGAAGAGCGGCAAAAATGTGGTCGTTCTCGGAAGCAGTGTTCATGACGCCCTCTTAAATAAGAAGCAAAAGCAGCAAGGCTCGAGCAGTGAAGGTGGTTCAAGCAAGAAAACATGGTTGGATAAAGTGATTGAATTTGTAACAGGCGAGCAGGTCAGTGCAGCAAAACAAGAAAAAACATTAATTGGTCAGCAGGTTACCATTAATGGCGAGGAATTTAAAGTGATCGGTGTGTTAGAGTCCAAAGCCTCAATTGGAACGACAACGAACAATAATATTATAATGCCTGTCAAATCAGCTTTAAACATTACAAATATGAAGAACTTAACGACCATTTATGCTGAAGTGAAAAATCTAGAAAATATCGAGCAAACTGAAAAGCAAATTTACAGTGCTGTTGCGAAAAATCATTCAGAAGCTGATTTTAGCATCGTAAAACAAAAAGAAATGCTAAAAGCAATTGATAAAGTAACAAAAATTTTGCAAATGATGTTATTCGGGATCACCGTCACCGCTCTATTCATTAGTGGAACAGGCATTATGAACGTTATGATTATGTCTGTACGCGAGCGGACGAAAGAAATTGGGATTCGAAAAGCACTTGGTGCTACAACGATGGAAGTGCTTTGGCAATTCTTGTTTGAGACGTTGTTGTTATGTACAATCGGCGGACTAATCGGGGTTGCACTTGGCATGGGCTTTATCGAATTATGGAATGAAAACATTGCGATCTTTTCACTTGTCCTGCCAATCTGGGCGGTGAAACTAGCTGTATATTGTTCAATCATTATCGGTGGTGTCTTCGGGCTTTATCCTGCATTCAAGGCAGCTAAGCTTCAGCCGAGCCGCGCTCTCCGATATGAATAA
- a CDS encoding ABC transporter ATP-binding protein produces MIQLQNITKSFRSGTTRDVVLDDVSLTIAQGEYLAIMGSSGSGKSTLMNIIGTLEKPEQGEYLFYDAKVHKMWDKKRAIFRNENIGFVFQNFHLIPNLSVYQNVLLSLTYSRKMMRSKKKRVLRALEDVGLTEKRKQKPHQLSGGQKQRVAIARALVNEPSIILADEPTGSLDEQTSEKILTIFDRLHKKGVTIVMITHDPDVAKRADRIVYLRNGQLKEYAHENLQSI; encoded by the coding sequence ATGATACAGCTGCAAAACATAACAAAATCTTTTCGGTCAGGGACAACACGCGATGTTGTCCTTGATGATGTTTCACTTACCATTGCACAAGGTGAATATCTTGCGATTATGGGGTCATCTGGTTCTGGAAAAAGTACGCTGATGAACATTATTGGTACGTTGGAAAAGCCAGAGCAAGGGGAGTACCTTTTCTATGATGCAAAAGTTCATAAGATGTGGGATAAAAAGCGAGCGATTTTTCGAAATGAAAATATAGGCTTTGTCTTTCAAAACTTTCATCTGATTCCAAATCTATCTGTCTATCAAAATGTGCTGCTTTCACTTACATATAGCCGAAAAATGATGCGAAGCAAGAAAAAACGTGTATTGCGGGCATTAGAAGATGTAGGGCTGACAGAAAAGCGAAAACAAAAGCCTCATCAGCTCTCAGGCGGTCAAAAGCAACGCGTAGCCATTGCCCGCGCACTTGTGAATGAACCGTCGATCATTTTAGCAGATGAGCCAACAGGAAGTCTTGACGAACAAACCTCAGAAAAAATTTTAACAATCTTTGACCGGCTACATAAAAAAGGTGTGACAATTGTAATGATTACTCATGATCCAGATGTTGCAAAGCGTGCGGACCGAATTGTTTACCTACGAAATGGACAATTAAAGGAGTATGCCCATGAAAATCTTCAAAGCATTTAA
- a CDS encoding aminotransferase class I/II-fold pyridoxal phosphate-dependent enzyme produces the protein MSEKRIFLSAPHLSGEEKKYVDDAFETNWIAPLGPNVNSFEKELAQYAGVKDAAVFNSGTAAIHLALQLLNVGNGDVVFCSSLTFAASANPILYQNAEPVFIDSEPDTWNMSPVALKRAFEEAEKQDRLPKAVIVVNLYGQSADMDEIVPLCERYGVPIIEDAAESLGASYKGKRSGTFGTYGIYSFNGNKIITTSGGGALISNDVESLKRARFLSTQARDPARHYQHSTTGYNYRLSNVLAGVGRGQLEVLDERVKGRRAVFNRYVEALSDVAGLTFMPEPEGYYSNRWLTVLTINPEEAGFTRDDVIDVLEEKNIEARPVWKPLHLQPLFEQFAYYKHTEKSVSDELFTNGICLPSGTNMSTADQEHVIEQFRSLVKTKVGI, from the coding sequence AAAAGAAATACGTAGACGACGCGTTTGAAACAAACTGGATTGCCCCGCTTGGACCGAATGTAAACAGCTTTGAAAAAGAATTAGCACAATATGCTGGTGTTAAGGATGCTGCTGTATTTAATTCTGGCACAGCTGCTATTCATTTAGCTTTACAGCTGTTGAACGTTGGAAATGGTGATGTTGTCTTTTGTTCGTCATTAACCTTCGCGGCAAGTGCGAACCCTATTCTTTATCAAAATGCAGAGCCTGTTTTCATTGATTCAGAGCCAGACACTTGGAATATGTCTCCTGTAGCATTAAAGCGTGCGTTTGAAGAAGCAGAAAAACAAGATAGACTACCAAAAGCGGTTATCGTTGTTAATCTGTATGGCCAAAGTGCTGATATGGATGAAATTGTACCGCTTTGTGAACGTTATGGGGTTCCAATTATTGAGGATGCAGCAGAGTCATTAGGTGCTTCCTATAAAGGAAAGCGAAGCGGGACATTTGGTACGTATGGGATTTATTCCTTTAACGGGAATAAGATTATTACAACATCAGGTGGAGGTGCGCTCATCTCCAATGATGTAGAAAGCTTAAAGCGAGCACGCTTTCTTTCCACACAAGCTCGTGACCCAGCTAGACATTATCAACATAGCACGACAGGTTATAATTACCGATTAAGCAATGTGTTAGCGGGAGTCGGAAGAGGGCAGCTTGAGGTGTTAGATGAACGTGTGAAAGGGAGAAGAGCGGTCTTTAATCGTTACGTCGAGGCATTAAGTGATGTCGCTGGGCTTACCTTTATGCCAGAACCAGAAGGCTATTATTCAAATCGTTGGTTGACAGTGCTCACGATTAATCCAGAGGAAGCGGGCTTTACACGTGATGATGTCATTGATGTGTTAGAAGAAAAAAATATCGAAGCACGTCCTGTATGGAAGCCACTGCACCTTCAGCCTTTGTTCGAACAATTTGCATACTACAAACATACAGAAAAAAGTGTCTCTGACGAATTATTTACTAACGGCATTTGTCTTCCATCTGGTACGAATATGAGTACAGCCGATCAAGAGCATGTGATTGAACAATTTCGCTCTTTAGTGAAGACAAAGGTTGGGATTTAA